Within Desulfitobacterium chlororespirans DSM 11544, the genomic segment AAGGGTTCCGCTGAACACACTGTCTCCCGCTCCTTTATCGATGGGCAGGGATTCGCCGGTCATAATGGATTGATCGACGGAGGTATTGCCGGCGATGATTTCACCATCCACCGGGATTGTTTCCCCGGGCAGTACCCGTAGCAGATCATCCTTCCGGATCTGCTCTACGGATACCATTTCCTCCTGGGTTCCGGTTGCGTCTGTTCTGAGCCTTCTGCCTTGCAGGGGAACAAGGTTGAGCAGTTGTTTTAACCCTTTTTTAGCCCGTTCCACCGTTTTATCTTCCAATATGGCACCGATTGCCATAATAAAGGCGACCTCACCGGCGGCGAACAGTTCTCCGATGGCAATAGAGGCGATCATGGCCATGGAGATCAGCAAAGCGGAGGAAATCCACCGTTGCAAAATAAGCCGTGTTATCGCCAGGTACAAAAGGGGAAAGCCGCAGATGATCACGGTGACCCAGGCGGGGTCGACGGGAACCTCCGTGCCGCTTAAAAGCAAGATAAGGCTTGCCGCCAGGAAAACCGCGGCCACAATGGTCATGGGAATACCGCTGAATAAATGATTGATTTTCTTGATCATACCAATCCTCCTGGGAACGCTTATTTTAGGAACTTCTCGATGGCGTTGTTCAAATCTTCCAGAACCTTTTTATCGCCGCTTTCCACGGCGTCCACGACGCAGTGATCGATATGATCCTGCAAAATGATCCGCCCGATGTTGTTGATGGCGGAACGTATGGCGGAGAGCTGGATGAGGATGTCGCTGCAATCCCGGCCTTCCTCCACCATTGTTTTAACAGACTGCATATGTCCTGTTACCCGTGAAATGCGGTTGATTACCGCTTTGGTCTGACTATGGTGATGATGTTCATGCTCATGTTCATGTGTTTTGGATTCCAAAATACATCTTCTCCTTATCCGAAAAAGTATAAAAATAGCATAGTTATATCCCCCTGGGGGGGATATAACTATGCTATGGCATAAATTAAAGTTTGTCAAGAGATCAATAGGGAGCAAATGCCACCCGTGTACACTGGAGTAGTTAAAGCATCGTCCAAACGGAACATAAACGACCAAACAGAGTAGAAATATCCGGAAGCTATGATATAATACCATTTAGTTAGCTTAAGCTAACTTGAACTGACTATTTCTATTGGGGGGGTCTGGATATGTCGATGCCGCAGACAGTGATGAACAGCAAAACAAGGGATAAGCTCAAAGGCAAGGATCTGGTTACAATCGGTATCTTTTCAGCTCTTTATTTTGTCATCAATTTCATTTTCATGCTTATGGGGGGAATCCACCCGGTTATGTGGATCTTGATGCCGGGGCTGATCGCGCTGTTCACAGGCGTTCCCTATATGATGCTGGCGGCTAAGGTTCCGAAGCTGGGGGCCGTACTGATTATGGGATTCATTACGGGGCTTATCTATTTTGTGACAGGTATGTTTACCGTGGTGATCCTTATTACCTTCGCAGCAGCCTGCGTAGTGGCGGAGGCAGTGCGCTTGATCACCAAATATAGAAGTTTTGCGGGGAATGCCGTATCCTTTGTGATTTTCTCGGTAGGTATGATCGGCTCCCCTTTGCCGGTTTGGCTGTTCAGGGACAGTTTCTTTGCCCAGATAGCGGAGCAGGGAATGTCTGCGGACTATCTGGCCGTGTTGTCAAGCCTGGCGTCTAACGAAATGCTGCTGGTCATGGTTCTGGCACCGGTGGTACTGGGAGTGGCCGGGGCCTTGATTGCCAAGGCGCTTTTTAAAAAGCATTTCGCCAAGGCAGGTATAGTGTAGGCATGGGAGGAAAAGTCAAGGCCGGAGAGGCTGTGTGCCTGGATCCCCGGACCGTGTTGCTGCTTCTGGTGTTCGTCACTGCCGTGGTATTTTCCCATAGCTCTCTCCAGGTGGAGCTTATACTGATCGGGGTACTTCTCGGTCTTTTTCTCTGCTGTGGCCTGTTTAGGAGCGGAGTCAAATTTATGCTGGGGTTCGGATTTTTATTGGCCCTTCAGTACTATATATTGCCGGCTGCTCCCAAAATCTTTTCCGATTTCTTTTTTATTCTCACGGTGTACGCCAGGAAGGTTTTCCCCTGCGCTATGATCGGGAGATTTATTGTCGAAACAACGCCTATGCGGTATGTTATTCTTGCCATGCGCAGCTGGTATTTTCCCCAAAGGCTCATCATTCCCCTCTCGGTAACTATCCGGTATTTTCCGGCCATCAGGGAAGAGATCGGGCATATCCGGAACGCCATGAAGCTGCGCCGGGTCACAGGAACGGCCAGGATCGAGGCGTATATCGTTCCCCTGATATTTTCAGCGCTCAATACGGCGGAGGAATTGGGGGCGGCGGCCGTCACCAGAGGCATCGAGAACCCTGCCCCTAAAACCAGTGTCATCGAGCTGCGCTTCCGTCTGCGGGACTACGTCTGTATTTCCGTTGGATTGATCTTTGCTTTAGCAGCTTTTTTCCTGGGGTGAGGTAAATATGATAACAATAAACAATGTGACGTTTGGATACAACCAGAAAAAGGATACGCTGAAAAATATAGATTTAACTATAGGCCCGGGGGAATGCCTATTGCTTTGCGGGAAAAGCGGATGCGGGAAAACAACGGTGACCAAGCTGGTGAACGGACTGATTCCTCATTTTATCGAAAATGGCCGGCTGGAAGGAACGGTCACGGCGGCAGGTCTGAACGTGACCGCCACCGAGCTTTATGAACTGGCCAAAAGCATCGCCTCGGTATTTCAGAACCCCAAATCTCAGTTTTTCAACCTTGATTCCGATGCGGAGCTGGCCTTTGGGCTGGAGAACATCGGTGCGTCTCCCGAATATATGCGCCAACGCCTGGATGCTGTTGTCAGGGAACTGGACATTGAGAGGCTGATGCAGCGGAGTATCTTCGCCATGTCCGGCGGTGAGCGGCAGGCGCTGGCTTTCGGTTCGGCCTTTGCGATAAATCCGGACATTTATGTTCTGGATGAGCCCACAGCCAATCTGGACGGAGATGGGGTGGCGGTTCTGAAGCGGCAGCTGGGGGAAATAAAGCGCCAGGGCAAGACCATTCTGATTGCCGAGCACCGGCTGTATTTCCTGACCGACCTTATCGACCGGGCGGTCTATATGGAAGACGGGGAGATTGTCCGTATTTATCCCCGGGAGGAGTTCTTTGCGCTCTCCGATGAACAGCGGATCAACATGGGGCTGCGCACATTCAGCACGCCTGCGCTCAATGCCGCGGCCGGCAGGAAAGGGGAAGAAACCCTCGCTGTCTCTGCTGCCCCGGCCGGCCAAAACGGGCAGGAACTTAGCGTCAGGGAGCTTTGCTGCGAGATCAAGGGAAAGCGTGTCTTTGACCGGATCAGTTTTTCAGCGGGCAGTGGCGAGATTGTCGGCATCACAGGTAATAACGGTGTTGGCAAAAGCACGCTGATGGGCTGCAT encodes:
- a CDS encoding ABC transporter ATP-binding protein is translated as MITINNVTFGYNQKKDTLKNIDLTIGPGECLLLCGKSGCGKTTVTKLVNGLIPHFIENGRLEGTVTAAGLNVTATELYELAKSIASVFQNPKSQFFNLDSDAELAFGLENIGASPEYMRQRLDAVVRELDIERLMQRSIFAMSGGERQALAFGSAFAINPDIYVLDEPTANLDGDGVAVLKRQLGEIKRQGKTILIAEHRLYFLTDLIDRAVYMEDGEIVRIYPREEFFALSDEQRINMGLRTFSTPALNAAAGRKGEETLAVSAAPAGQNGQELSVRELCCEIKGKRVFDRISFSAGSGEIVGITGNNGVGKSTLMGCICGLTKEKSGSVSLGGKELTLRQRNRECFCVMQDVNHQLFSDSVGNECALSGAGRPEIEDVLKTFDLYTYKDSHPMALSGGQKQRLAIACGVLSHKKILVFDEPTSGLDYERMTAVAGLIRKLAEKGHIILIVTHDREFMNFVCDRSVSLTGKGREVEEPC
- a CDS encoding metal-sensing transcriptional repressor, with the translated sequence MESKTHEHEHEHHHHSQTKAVINRISRVTGHMQSVKTMVEEGRDCSDILIQLSAIRSAINNIGRIILQDHIDHCVVDAVESGDKKVLEDLNNAIEKFLK
- a CDS encoding energy-coupling factor transporter transmembrane component T yields the protein MGGKVKAGEAVCLDPRTVLLLLVFVTAVVFSHSSLQVELILIGVLLGLFLCCGLFRSGVKFMLGFGFLLALQYYILPAAPKIFSDFFFILTVYARKVFPCAMIGRFIVETTPMRYVILAMRSWYFPQRLIIPLSVTIRYFPAIREEIGHIRNAMKLRRVTGTARIEAYIVPLIFSALNTAEELGAAAVTRGIENPAPKTSVIELRFRLRDYVCISVGLIFALAAFFLG
- a CDS encoding MptD family putative ECF transporter S component, producing the protein MSMPQTVMNSKTRDKLKGKDLVTIGIFSALYFVINFIFMLMGGIHPVMWILMPGLIALFTGVPYMMLAAKVPKLGAVLIMGFITGLIYFVTGMFTVVILITFAAACVVAEAVRLITKYRSFAGNAVSFVIFSVGMIGSPLPVWLFRDSFFAQIAEQGMSADYLAVLSSLASNEMLLVMVLAPVVLGVAGALIAKALFKKHFAKAGIV